Part of the Kiritimatiellia bacterium genome is shown below.
ATCTGGAAACATATAACTTCAGCCAGTCGGTGGTATCGTTGATTGACGAGAAACTGGCCCGGGAACTGGAGGTTTTTCCGCTTTTTTCCATCGGGAATACGTTGACCATAGCGCTGGCCGATCCCGGCGATATCACTGTCATTGACCGGGTTGCCGCCGCGCTCCCCCAGTTGGTGGTGGAAACGTGCCTGGCCGCGCGCAAGGACCTGCACGAGGCGATTAATCGCGTCTATTCCGGGCACGAGGAGTTCAAAAAATTAATGGACCGGATGGGGGAGGAATCCATCCCGGGCGGGCCGGCCGTCAAAACGCAGGAAAGCGCCCTGCAGAGCAGCAAGTCGCCGGTCAGCCAGCTGGTTGACATGATCGTGTCGCATGCCGTGCGCGACCGCGCCAGCGACATCCATATTAATCCCGGCGAGGGCCAGTTGAAAATCCGTTTCCGGATAGACGGAATATTGTATGATGTGCCGCCGCCGCCGAAGTATCTCCATCCTTTTATCGTTTCCCGCATCAAGGTCATCAGCAATATGGACATTGCCGAAAGCCGGCTCCCCCTGGATGGTCATTTCCAGGCCGTTATTGACGGCCGGAACATTGAAACGCGCGTTTCCAGCATGCCCACGACGAACGGCGAAAGCATGGTCATCCGTCTCTTTGACACGCGCGCTATGGCGATCCCGCTTGAAAACATGGGAATTACCGAGCGCCAGCTGGCGCTGGCGGAAAAATTTATCCGCCAGCCGCACGGCATGATCGTGGTTACCGGCCCGACCGGCTCGGGAAAATCAACCACCTTGTACGCGATGCTCACCAAGGCCAGATCGCCGGAGCGCAATATTATCACCATTGAGGACCCGGTTGAACGCCGCATTGAAACGGTCAGCCAGATCCAGGTCAACGAAAAAGCGGGCTTGACCTTTGCCGCGGCCCTGCGCAGCATTTTGCGCCATGATCCGGACGTTATCATGGTCGGGGAAATCCGCGACCAGGAAACCGC
Proteins encoded:
- a CDS encoding GspE/PulE family protein, whose amino-acid sequence is MNSTNVSQTNDELATRLLAKGLLGEETLKKAIALSKATRELLAEVLVNLDMLPKQTVYEELAGIYGVPFVDLETYNFSQSVVSLIDEKLARELEVFPLFSIGNTLTIALADPGDITVIDRVAAALPQLVVETCLAARKDLHEAINRVYSGHEEFKKLMDRMGEESIPGGPAVKTQESALQSSKSPVSQLVDMIVSHAVRDRASDIHINPGEGQLKIRFRIDGILYDVPPPPKYLHPFIVSRIKVISNMDIAESRLPLDGHFQAVIDGRNIETRVSSMPTTNGESMVIRLFDTRAMAIPLENMGITERQLALAEKFIRQPHGMIVVTGPTGSGKSTTLYAMLTKARSPERNIITIEDPVERRIETVSQIQVNEKAGLTFAAALRSILRHDPDVIMVGEIRDQETAQLAVRAALTGHLVFSTIHTNDAPGAITRLINMNVEPFLVASSLAGIIAQRLVRCICAECKEPFAVPESLSRRLSAAGGVALPENAWHGKGCKHCRDTGYRGRIAVFEIMGMTPELMEMIVANVPTAALREQARKEGMASMLEDGLEKVGRGVTTLEEVLRISVLENAADIVLPEMRKPEKKTPAEAAEIPREQGCVTRGGNTG